The following coding sequences are from one Epinephelus fuscoguttatus linkage group LG7, E.fuscoguttatus.final_Chr_v1 window:
- the LOC125891865 gene encoding P2Y purinoceptor 1-like gives MNKSSCPRVSFDFTGRFLPPVYITVFIIGLVANGWGLKSLLHNWKKLKIINVFVLNLGLADILYLLTLPFLVVYYFMKSKWIFGDAFCKITRFCFNLNLYGSIGFLTCISVYRYLAVVHPVRVMGRLTLTHSVGISAMVWVLVSAQSLPDVFYSKTYGNKLGKCFDTTSNTYVESYLKYSLGWTFSGFCIPFLITLGCYGHVIVVLCRTNTTDKVLKQRSLKLLFILILLFSVCYIPYHVLKNLNLWSRVLYKQKKCREWSNGVYIAHQISRGLACLNSALNPLVYLHGHEDIPAQLRQLLQQARPRFSRSGPTNSSSVPMAQIADEGLTQD, from the coding sequence ATGAACAAATCCTCTTGTCCTCGTGTCAGCTTTGACTTTACAGGCAGATTTCTGCCTCCTGTTTACATCACAGTCTTCATCATTGGTCTGGTAGCTAACGGATGGGGACTGAAGTCTTTGCTGCACAACTGGAAGAAGCTAAAAATCATCAATGTTTTTGTTCTCAACCTTGGACTTGCTGATATTTTGTACCTGCTCACTCTCCCATTCTTGGTGGTGTACTACTTTATGAAGAGTAAATGGATCTTTGGAGACGCATTCTGCAAGATCACAAGATTCTGCTTCAACCTGAATCTCTATGGCAGCATCGGGTTCCTCACTTGTATAAGTGTGTACAGGTACCTGGCTGTTGTCCATCCAGTGAGAGTGATGGGAAGATTAACTCTGACTCATTCTGTCGGGATCTCAGCCATGGTTTGGGTCTTGGTGAGCGCTCAAAGCCTCCCAGATGTGTTCTACAGCAAAACATATGGAAACAAGCTTGGGAAATGTTTTGATACCACCAGTAACACCTATGTTGAGAGTTACCTGAAATACAGCCTTGGATGGACATTCAGCGGGTTTTGTATCCCATTCCTCATCACACTGGGCTGCTATGGACATGTGATTGTTGTTCTCTGCCGCACAAATACCACTGACAAGGTACTGAAACAGAGAAGTCTGAAGTTGTTGTTCATCTTGattcttctcttctctgtttGTTACATCCCCTATCATGTTTTAAAGAACCTCAACCTCTGGTCAAGAGTTCTGTACAAACAGAAGAAATGTCGTGAATGGTCCAATGGAGTCTACATCGCTCATCAGATAAGTCGTGGCCTTGCATGTCTGAACAGTGCTCTCAACCCTCTGGTTTACCTCCATGGTCATGAAGATATTCCTGCTCAGCTCAGACAGCTGCTCCAACAAGCGCGTCCGAGGTTCAGCCGTTCAGGTCCAACAAACTCCAGCAGTGTGCCCATGGCACAAATTGCAGATGAAGGTTTAACACAAGACTAA